The following coding sequences are from one Formosa haliotis window:
- a CDS encoding BT0820 family HAD-type phosphatase — MIFQDKLIIAIDFDGTIVEDAYPRVGKPKTFAFETLKRLQKDGHRLILWTYRCGQPLQDAVDFCKENGIIFYAVNSSFPEEQYDESKSRKINADIFIDDRNVGGFLGWGEIYQLLSDPKFDPSGIEKKRGFFSSLFKK, encoded by the coding sequence ATGATTTTTCAAGATAAACTAATTATTGCTATAGACTTTGACGGAACCATTGTGGAGGATGCCTACCCTAGAGTGGGGAAACCTAAAACATTTGCTTTTGAAACTTTAAAAAGGCTTCAAAAAGATGGTCACCGTCTTATTCTTTGGACATACAGATGTGGCCAACCATTACAGGATGCTGTCGATTTCTGTAAAGAGAACGGCATTATTTTTTATGCCGTGAATAGTAGTTTTCCTGAAGAACAGTATGACGAATCAAAAAGCAGAAAAATCAACGCCGATATTTTTATCGATGATAGAAATGTTGGCGGATTTTTAGGATGGGGAGAGATATACCAACTGCTATCCGATCCTAAATTTGATCCGAGTGGTATAGAAAAAAAGAGAGGATTTTTCTCCTCTCTTTTTAAAAAATAA
- a CDS encoding acetyl-CoA hydrolase/transferase family protein: MYKPVNAAEAVKIIKSNDRVYVHAGAAVPQLLLNAMTERHEELKNVEVCHIIIHGEAPYANPKFHESFHVNSFFIGSNVRHTIKAGNGSYTPVFLSELPLLFKRNIVDLNVALIHVSVPDAHGYCSLGVSVEATLAAIDNADYVIAQVNKQMPRTFGDGIMHISEIDAFVECDEPLPAHNIPAPTEVEQKIGAYIANMIEDKSTLQMGIGTIPEAVLALLGNHKDLGLHTEMFSDGVIDLILKDVINGNYKTINPGRALATFLMGTQKLYDYVNDNPYIELRTSDYTNDAAIIKQNPKMVAINSAIEIDLTGQVCADSIGSTLYSGVGGQMDFVRGASLSEGGKAIIALPSVTKKGVSRIVPALNSGAGVVTTRSHVQYVVTEYGVADLYGKTIDQRVKALVGIAHPDHRESIDRDYFNLIRGN, translated from the coding sequence ATGTATAAGCCTGTAAACGCAGCAGAGGCGGTAAAAATTATAAAGTCTAACGATAGAGTATATGTTCATGCAGGTGCGGCGGTACCCCAGCTATTATTAAATGCGATGACCGAGCGGCATGAAGAGCTAAAAAATGTAGAGGTTTGCCATATCATTATTCATGGGGAAGCTCCGTATGCTAATCCAAAATTTCACGAGAGTTTTCATGTAAATTCTTTTTTTATTGGGAGTAATGTAAGGCATACTATTAAAGCAGGAAACGGATCGTATACCCCTGTTTTTTTAAGTGAATTACCTTTATTATTTAAACGAAATATAGTCGATTTAAACGTGGCTTTAATTCATGTATCTGTTCCAGATGCACATGGGTATTGCTCTTTAGGAGTTTCGGTTGAAGCCACCTTAGCAGCTATAGATAATGCAGATTATGTAATAGCACAGGTTAATAAACAAATGCCACGTACTTTTGGTGATGGCATTATGCATATTTCTGAAATTGATGCCTTTGTGGAATGCGACGAGCCATTACCAGCGCATAATATTCCTGCACCTACAGAAGTTGAACAAAAAATAGGGGCGTATATCGCTAACATGATTGAAGATAAAAGTACACTGCAAATGGGAATTGGTACTATTCCAGAGGCGGTGTTAGCTTTGTTAGGCAATCACAAAGATTTGGGCTTACATACCGAAATGTTTTCTGATGGCGTTATCGATTTAATTTTGAAGGATGTTATTAATGGGAATTATAAGACCATAAACCCTGGTCGTGCTTTAGCTACTTTTCTAATGGGAACTCAAAAATTATACGATTATGTAAACGATAATCCTTATATAGAATTACGAACTTCCGATTATACTAACGATGCTGCTATTATTAAGCAAAATCCTAAAATGGTGGCCATTAATTCGGCTATTGAAATAGATTTAACGGGGCAGGTTTGTGCAGATTCTATTGGCTCTACCTTGTATTCAGGTGTAGGCGGACAAATGGATTTTGTTAGAGGTGCTTCTTTAAGCGAAGGCGGAAAAGCTATAATAGCATTACCATCTGTAACTAAAAAAGGAGTTAGTAGAATTGTACCCGCATTAAATTCTGGAGCTGGAGTAGTAACAACACGATCACATGTACAATATGTTGTAACCGAATATGGTGTAGCCGATTTATACGGAAAAACAATCGATCAGCGTGTAAAAGCATTGGTTGGCATTGCACACCCAGATCATCGCGAATCGATAGATCGAGATTATTTTAACTTAATCCGTGGTAATTAA
- the map gene encoding type I methionyl aminopeptidase has product MIIVKTREEIELMRESALIVSKTLGELAKAVKPGISTLELDKIAETCIRDHGAIPGFLGLYDFPNTLCMSPNAQVVHGIPNKEPLKEGDIISIDCGALKNDFYGDHAYTFAVGEIAPETQKLLDVTRASIYVGLRELKVGKRVGDVGFAIQNYCESHGYGVVRELVGHGLGRKMHEDPEMPNYGRRGRGKKFVEGMVVAIEPMINLGTQRIKQHRDGWTITTQDNKPSAHFEHDVAIVDGKAELLSTFAYVHDALGIKTNEEDEFRQTAFVL; this is encoded by the coding sequence ATGATTATAGTAAAAACACGAGAAGAAATAGAATTAATGCGCGAAAGTGCCTTAATCGTATCTAAAACTTTAGGTGAATTAGCAAAAGCCGTAAAACCTGGAATATCTACATTAGAACTTGATAAAATTGCAGAAACATGTATCCGTGATCACGGTGCCATACCTGGTTTTTTAGGCCTTTATGATTTCCCGAATACGCTTTGTATGAGTCCGAATGCACAAGTTGTACATGGTATACCAAACAAAGAACCGTTAAAAGAAGGCGATATTATTTCTATTGATTGTGGGGCATTAAAAAATGACTTTTATGGCGATCATGCTTACACCTTTGCTGTTGGTGAGATTGCTCCAGAAACTCAAAAATTACTAGACGTTACTAGAGCATCAATTTACGTTGGATTACGCGAACTTAAAGTAGGTAAACGTGTAGGTGATGTAGGTTTTGCAATTCAAAACTATTGCGAATCTCACGGTTATGGTGTTGTTCGTGAATTAGTGGGACATGGATTAGGACGAAAAATGCATGAAGATCCTGAAATGCCTAACTACGGAAGACGTGGTCGTGGTAAGAAATTTGTTGAAGGTATGGTAGTAGCTATTGAACCTATGATTAATTTAGGAACCCAGCGCATTAAACAACATCGCGATGGTTGGACCATTACAACCCAAGACAATAAACCGAGTGCTCATTTTGAACATGATGTCGCTATCGTTGACGGAAAAGCTGAATTACTTTCCACTTTTGCTTATGTCCACGATGCCTTAGGTATAAAAACCAACGAAGAAGATGAGTTTAGACAAACGGCGTTTGTACTTTAA
- a CDS encoding class I SAM-dependent methyltransferase: MKSLFKFVLNTIPRPLLIRLSYVVRPIMAAALKGDTFTDPIDGKSFKSFLPYGYGTQRNNVLSPSTLSLERHRLLWLYLKQETDFFTAHKKVLHFAPEQAFYKRFRALKNLDYTTTDLLSPLADVKADICNLPFKDNSFDVILCNHVLEHIPDDTKAMQELYRILKPEGMGILQIPQDLSRATTFEDDSITDQKERARIFGQYDHVRVYGLDYFDKLRTIGFKVDPVNYTATLSDTEITKYCLAKGEIIPVVYK, from the coding sequence ATGAAATCACTTTTTAAATTCGTTTTAAATACCATTCCCAGACCATTACTTATTCGTTTGAGTTATGTGGTACGCCCTATTATGGCCGCAGCCCTTAAAGGTGACACCTTTACAGATCCTATAGATGGCAAAAGCTTTAAATCTTTTTTACCTTACGGATATGGCACCCAACGCAATAATGTATTATCGCCTTCTACCTTATCTTTAGAGCGCCATAGATTATTATGGTTATATCTTAAACAGGAAACGGACTTTTTCACCGCGCATAAAAAAGTTTTACACTTTGCTCCCGAGCAGGCATTTTACAAACGTTTTAGAGCTTTAAAGAATTTAGATTATACCACTACCGACTTATTATCGCCATTGGCTGATGTTAAAGCAGACATCTGCAATTTACCATTTAAAGATAATAGTTTCGATGTTATTTTATGTAATCACGTTTTAGAACATATTCCAGACGACACCAAGGCAATGCAAGAATTATATCGGATTTTAAAGCCTGAAGGCATGGGAATTCTACAAATTCCACAAGATTTATCTAGAGCTACGACGTTTGAGGATGATTCTATAACAGATCAAAAAGAACGCGCTAGAATATTCGGACAATATGATCATGTTCGTGTATATGGCTTAGATTATTTTGATAAACTGAGAACTATAGGTTTTAAAGTAGATCCAGTAAATTATACCGCTACACTATCGGATACTGAAATCACGAAGTATTGCCTAGCTAAAGGCGAAATCATACCTGTGGTTTACAAATAA
- a CDS encoding DUF423 domain-containing protein — protein sequence MTQHVIIATGSIFGMLAVIFGAFGAHALKKILTTDQLQSFEVGVKYQMYHAIVLLALGMYSGTITAATYWCFTLGIILFSFSIYGLVLSDSKGKKIRFLGPVTPLGGLLLVSGWLLILINLF from the coding sequence ATGACACAACATGTTATTATAGCAACAGGAAGCATTTTTGGTATGTTAGCCGTAATATTTGGTGCATTTGGTGCTCATGCCTTAAAGAAAATTTTAACTACAGACCAACTGCAAAGTTTTGAAGTTGGCGTAAAATACCAAATGTATCATGCCATTGTTCTTTTAGCCTTGGGCATGTACTCTGGAACAATAACCGCAGCAACATATTGGTGTTTTACCTTAGGAATTATACTTTTTTCGTTTAGTATCTACGGATTGGTCTTATCAGACTCTAAAGGTAAAAAAATTAGGTTTTTAGGCCCCGTAACGCCACTGGGCGGTTTACTTTTAGTTAGTGGTTGGTTACTAATCTTAATTAATTTGTTTTAG
- a CDS encoding FAD:protein FMN transferase encodes MKRIPLFFLLIILVFSCNSSPENVKLSGPVFGTSYSVQYFSKNGINYQKQFDSLFTVVNHSMSTYIPDSDISKVNKNEVFTIDDHFVHVFDASKSIYKLTDGDFDPTIGVLVNAWDFGPEKEIIGLDSLKIGHLMQSVGLEKVSRNGHKIIKQDPNTFLDFNAIAKGYGVDVIGRFLESKNISNYLVEIGGEIRTKGKNIEKNKPWKVGVEMPHFDGTQSLIRAIELQDEAMATSGTYRKFKVDSLGNKFSHIIDPHSGYPSKTNLLSISVIAKDCMTADAYATAFKAMGMDKVKAFVNRNPELKVFLIYETGKQELGMLSLNGFPEN; translated from the coding sequence ATGAAACGCATCCCCTTATTTTTCCTACTTATTATTTTAGTTTTTTCATGTAACTCATCTCCAGAAAATGTTAAGTTATCTGGCCCCGTTTTTGGAACTTCCTATTCTGTGCAATATTTTTCTAAAAACGGTATAAATTATCAGAAACAGTTTGATAGTTTATTTACGGTGGTTAATCATTCTATGTCTACATATATACCAGATTCGGATATATCAAAAGTTAATAAGAATGAAGTTTTTACTATAGACGATCACTTTGTGCATGTTTTTGATGCATCTAAATCTATTTATAAGTTAACAGATGGTGATTTCGATCCAACCATTGGGGTTTTGGTTAATGCGTGGGATTTTGGGCCAGAAAAGGAAATAATTGGGTTAGATAGTCTTAAAATAGGGCATTTAATGCAAAGTGTTGGTTTAGAAAAAGTATCTAGAAATGGCCATAAAATTATTAAACAAGATCCAAACACCTTTTTAGATTTTAATGCGATTGCAAAAGGCTACGGAGTAGATGTTATTGGAAGGTTTTTAGAATCTAAGAATATTTCTAATTATTTGGTTGAAATTGGTGGAGAAATTAGAACTAAAGGTAAAAACATAGAGAAAAATAAACCATGGAAAGTGGGCGTAGAAATGCCTCATTTTGATGGTACACAATCTTTAATTCGTGCCATTGAATTACAAGATGAAGCTATGGCAACTTCAGGAACTTATAGAAAATTTAAGGTTGATAGTTTAGGAAATAAATTTTCTCATATTATAGATCCGCATTCTGGTTATCCTAGTAAAACCAATCTTTTAAGCATTTCGGTAATCGCTAAAGATTGTATGACTGCCGATGCATATGCTACCGCATTTAAAGCCATGGGTATGGATAAAGTGAAGGCGTTTGTAAACCGAAACCCAGAATTGAAAGTGTTCTTAATATATGAAACAGGAAAGCAAGAATTAGGTATGCTTTCTCTTAATGGGTTTCCCGAGAATTAG
- a CDS encoding Na(+)-translocating NADH-quinone reductase subunit F: MSKALSKQELHNLAMNHVGKELEQRGFEFVAINSKLKRHPQFVCIDANGQYFFVIVRAVLLPENPNNYDVVWMETFKDHARSKDAKVLYAGVGLGNPKGEELPVYLNEEYLIEYNGIQVIETHLN; this comes from the coding sequence ATGAGCAAAGCCTTATCTAAACAAGAACTACACAATTTAGCAATGAACCACGTTGGAAAAGAATTGGAACAACGCGGATTCGAGTTTGTGGCTATTAATAGTAAATTAAAGCGTCACCCTCAATTTGTTTGTATCGATGCAAACGGGCAGTATTTTTTTGTTATTGTTCGTGCCGTACTTCTTCCAGAAAACCCTAACAATTACGATGTGGTGTGGATGGAAACGTTTAAGGACCATGCGCGTTCCAAAGATGCAAAAGTGTTATATGCTGGTGTTGGGTTGGGTAATCCGAAAGGTGAAGAGCTCCCTGTGTATTTAAATGAAGAGTATTTAATAGAATATAACGGCATTCAAGTTATAGAAACCCATCTGAATTAA
- a CDS encoding Na(+)-translocating NADH-quinone reductase subunit F, whose amino-acid sequence MKTTNRFDVAINKLYNAFHNDNLHPECCKQCAVGNLLDNMDYWKHLSDEHGSTTLNYLGQVHQNLGRRFNGYTPQELLQIEATFLEACGYELPLHYKNKKPKHPTNKDNLFNGLSAVVSLLCEFDGIPNIMDCNKLFEYEPQPNKLENIPA is encoded by the coding sequence ATGAAAACTACAAATCGATTTGATGTTGCCATCAATAAATTATATAATGCCTTCCATAACGATAATTTACACCCAGAATGCTGTAAACAATGTGCTGTTGGAAACCTATTAGATAATATGGATTATTGGAAACATTTATCTGATGAGCATGGTTCCACAACATTAAACTATTTGGGGCAAGTCCATCAAAATTTAGGAAGACGGTTTAACGGATATACACCACAGGAGTTATTACAAATTGAAGCCACTTTTTTGGAAGCTTGTGGTTACGAACTTCCGCTACATTATAAAAACAAAAAACCAAAACATCCAACAAATAAAGACAACTTGTTTAATGGACTAAGTGCTGTGGTGTCCCTATTATGTGAATTTGATGGCATACCAAATATTATGGACTGTAATAAGTTGTTTGAGTATGAGCCACAACCTAATAAGTTAGAAAACATTCCGGCATAA
- the nqrF gene encoding NADH:ubiquinone reductase (Na(+)-transporting) subunit F has translation MTILAASTTGTIIATVVAFLIILLLLVTLLLVVKQKLSPSGPVKIKINGEKEIEVASGGSLLSTLGNNKIFLPSACGGGGTCIQCECHVLEGGGEALPTETPHFTRKELQHGARLACQVKVKQDMEITIPEEVFGIKKWEATVVRNYNVASFIKEFVVEIPEDMNYKAGGYIQIEIPECEVKFADMDITAHPEEHETPDKFQEEWDKFKLWPLVMKNTEIVERAYSMASYPAEGREIMLNVRIATPPFDRAKNGWMDVNPGIASSYIFSRKKGDKVVISGPYGEFFINESDAEMLYVGGGAGMAPMRSHLYHLFKTLKTGRKVTYWYGGRSKRELFYLEHFYELEKEFPNFKFYLALSEPLPEDNWKVKEDIDAPGDGFVGFVHNVVIDNYLSKHDAPEDIELYFCGPPLMNKAVQKMGEDFGLPDENIRFDDFGG, from the coding sequence ATGACGATTTTAGCAGCAAGTACAACAGGAACAATAATTGCAACGGTAGTAGCTTTTTTAATTATTTTGTTACTATTAGTTACATTATTATTAGTTGTAAAACAAAAATTATCACCATCTGGTCCTGTAAAGATTAAAATAAATGGTGAAAAGGAGATAGAAGTGGCTTCTGGAGGAAGTTTACTTTCTACTTTAGGAAATAATAAAATATTCTTACCATCGGCTTGTGGTGGCGGGGGTACTTGTATTCAGTGCGAGTGTCATGTTTTAGAAGGTGGAGGAGAAGCTTTACCTACAGAAACACCTCACTTTACAAGAAAAGAATTACAACACGGAGCTCGTTTAGCTTGTCAAGTTAAAGTTAAGCAAGACATGGAAATTACAATTCCAGAAGAAGTATTCGGAATTAAGAAATGGGAAGCAACCGTAGTTCGTAATTATAATGTAGCCTCATTCATTAAGGAGTTCGTAGTAGAAATTCCTGAAGACATGAATTATAAAGCTGGTGGATATATTCAAATTGAAATTCCAGAATGCGAAGTAAAATTTGCAGACATGGATATTACTGCACACCCAGAAGAGCACGAAACTCCAGATAAGTTTCAAGAGGAATGGGATAAGTTTAAATTATGGCCTTTGGTCATGAAGAATACAGAAATCGTAGAGCGTGCTTATTCTATGGCTTCTTACCCAGCAGAAGGACGTGAAATTATGTTGAACGTTCGTATTGCAACACCACCTTTCGATCGTGCTAAAAACGGTTGGATGGATGTAAATCCTGGGATTGCATCATCTTATATCTTTTCAAGAAAAAAAGGTGATAAAGTAGTAATTTCTGGTCCTTACGGTGAATTCTTTATTAATGAATCTGATGCTGAAATGTTATATGTAGGTGGAGGAGCTGGTATGGCACCAATGCGTTCTCACTTATATCACCTATTCAAAACATTAAAAACAGGACGTAAAGTTACCTATTGGTACGGAGGTCGTTCTAAACGTGAATTGTTCTATTTAGAGCACTTCTACGAATTAGAAAAGGAATTCCCTAACTTTAAATTCTATTTAGCATTATCTGAGCCTTTACCAGAAGATAACTGGAAAGTTAAAGAAGATATAGATGCTCCAGGAGATGGTTTTGTTGGGTTTGTTCACAACGTGGTTATCGACAATTATTTAAGCAAACATGATGCTCCAGAAGATATTGAATTGTATTTCTGTGGTCCTCCATTAATGAACAAAGCTGTTCAGAAAATGGGTGAAGACTTCGGATTACCTGATGAAAATATCAGATTTGATGACTTTGGAGGATAA
- the nqrE gene encoding NADH:ubiquinone reductase (Na(+)-transporting) subunit E, protein MEHIELFLKSIFIDNMVFATFLGMCSYLAVSKKVSTAVGLGAAVIFVLAITVPLNWLLDQYLLQPGALKWLGAEYADYDLSFLSFIMFIATIATMVQLVEIIVEKFSPSLYNSLGIFLPLIAVNCAILGGSLFMQSREIPSIGLATTYGVGSGIGWFLAILAIAAIREKIRYSNVPPALRGLGITFIITGLMAIGFMSFGGMLTGGDDEGAKEEKTVKVETPKTENVNELANNTKVIN, encoded by the coding sequence ATGGAACATATAGAATTATTTTTAAAATCGATTTTTATAGACAACATGGTATTTGCCACGTTCCTTGGAATGTGTTCTTACCTTGCGGTATCTAAAAAAGTTAGTACTGCTGTGGGGCTTGGAGCTGCTGTAATTTTTGTGCTTGCTATAACTGTACCTTTAAACTGGTTATTAGATCAGTATTTATTACAACCAGGTGCTTTAAAATGGTTAGGTGCAGAATATGCAGATTACGATTTAAGTTTCTTATCATTTATCATGTTTATTGCTACCATTGCTACCATGGTACAATTAGTGGAAATTATTGTTGAGAAATTCTCACCTTCATTATACAACTCTCTAGGTATATTCTTACCACTTATTGCGGTAAACTGTGCTATTTTAGGAGGTTCTTTATTTATGCAATCTCGTGAAATTCCTTCTATAGGTTTGGCAACAACTTACGGTGTGGGGTCAGGAATTGGTTGGTTTTTAGCAATTTTAGCTATTGCTGCTATTCGTGAAAAAATTAGATATTCAAATGTACCTCCCGCTTTAAGAGGGTTGGGAATTACCTTTATTATTACTGGATTAATGGCTATCGGATTTATGAGTTTTGGTGGTATGTTAACAGGTGGTGATGACGAAGGTGCAAAAGAAGAGAAAACAGTAAAGGTAGAAACTCCTAAAACAGAAAATGTAAACGAGTTAGCCAATAATACTAAAGTAATCAACTAA
- a CDS encoding NADH:ubiquinone reductase (Na(+)-transporting) subunit D, which yields MALLSKKDTKLITDPLLDNNPITIQVLGICSALAITAQLKASIVMAVSVLAVLGIGNVVISLMRNIIPSKIRIIVQLVVVAALVIIVDQVLKAFSYELSKTLSVFVGLIITNCIIMGRFEAFALANGPWRSFLDGIGNAAGYGLILVIVGFFRELLGSGTLLGFKVLGDPIEKTGLYALGYENNGFMLLSPMALIVVGIIIWVQRSRNKALIEDH from the coding sequence ATGGCACTTTTATCAAAAAAAGACACTAAGTTAATCACTGATCCTTTGTTGGATAATAACCCTATTACTATTCAAGTATTAGGTATATGTTCAGCGTTAGCAATTACAGCGCAATTAAAGGCGTCTATCGTAATGGCTGTATCAGTATTGGCAGTGTTAGGAATCGGGAATGTTGTTATTTCTTTAATGAGAAATATTATTCCTTCAAAAATTAGAATTATTGTACAATTAGTTGTTGTTGCCGCCTTGGTAATTATTGTCGATCAAGTATTAAAAGCATTCTCATACGAATTAAGTAAAACACTTTCTGTATTTGTTGGTTTAATTATTACTAACTGTATAATCATGGGGCGTTTTGAGGCATTTGCTTTAGCAAACGGACCTTGGAGATCGTTTTTAGATGGTATAGGAAATGCTGCCGGTTACGGATTAATTCTTGTTATTGTGGGATTCTTTAGAGAGTTATTAGGTTCTGGTACGTTATTAGGATTTAAAGTTTTAGGTGATCCAATTGAAAAAACTGGACTATATGCTTTAGGATATGAAAACAACGGATTTATGCTTTTATCGCCTATGGCTTTAATAGTAGTTGGAATTATTATCTGGGTACAACGTAGTAGAAATAAAGCTTTAATTGAAGATCATTAA
- a CDS encoding NADH:ubiquinone reductase (Na(+)-transporting) subunit B, translating into MSLKSNLHNLKEKYKGTKMAPAFNALHTFLYLPNETTHNGTHIKVADDLKRTMNTVILAMVPCLIFGMFNAGYQHFAAMGAPVEFLSWDAFYIGLIKVIPLLVVSYGVGLGIEFIFATINNHEVEEGYLVTGMLVPLIVPIDIPLWMLAVAVAFGVVIGKEVFGGTGMNILNPALTIRAFLFFAYPTWMSGDKVWVHGAVERTQEIAAGANVDAISGETILGSLAQGHHINYSLSDMFFGFIPGSVGETSTFLILLGGLFLIFTKIGSWRIMVSAVLGALVMGLIFNGVASSGMISETSKFYSLMNTEFWHHLLIGGFAFGVVYMATDPVTASQTNKGKWIYGFLIGFLSIMIRVFNPAYPEGVMLAILLMNVFAPTIDHYIIQGNVKKRMKRLKVKTA; encoded by the coding sequence ATGAGTTTAAAAAGTAATTTACATAATTTAAAAGAGAAGTATAAAGGAACCAAGATGGCTCCGGCGTTTAATGCATTGCATACGTTTTTATACTTGCCAAATGAAACCACTCATAATGGTACTCATATAAAAGTAGCCGACGATTTAAAGCGTACGATGAATACGGTTATTTTGGCAATGGTACCATGTTTGATTTTCGGTATGTTTAATGCCGGTTATCAGCATTTTGCAGCTATGGGTGCTCCTGTAGAATTTTTATCTTGGGATGCATTTTATATTGGATTAATTAAAGTTATACCGCTACTAGTCGTGTCTTACGGTGTAGGTTTAGGTATAGAATTTATATTCGCAACCATTAATAACCACGAAGTAGAAGAAGGGTATTTAGTAACAGGAATGTTAGTGCCTTTAATTGTACCAATTGATATTCCATTATGGATGTTAGCGGTTGCAGTTGCTTTTGGTGTGGTTATAGGGAAAGAAGTTTTTGGAGGAACCGGGATGAATATCCTAAACCCTGCGTTAACTATACGTGCCTTTTTATTCTTCGCATATCCAACTTGGATGTCTGGAGATAAAGTATGGGTTCACGGCGCTGTAGAACGTACTCAAGAAATTGCAGCGGGAGCAAATGTCGATGCTATATCGGGAGAAACCATATTAGGTAGTCTTGCACAAGGGCATCATATTAACTATTCGTTGTCTGATATGTTCTTCGGGTTTATACCGGGGTCTGTAGGAGAAACATCTACATTCTTAATCCTATTAGGAGGTTTGTTTTTAATCTTTACTAAGATTGGAAGCTGGAGAATTATGGTGTCTGCAGTATTAGGAGCTTTAGTAATGGGATTAATTTTTAATGGTGTTGCCTCTTCAGGAATGATTTCTGAAACGAGTAAGTTTTACTCTTTAATGAATACAGAATTTTGGCATCATTTATTAATTGGTGGTTTTGCTTTTGGTGTTGTTTATATGGCAACAGATCCAGTAACAGCATCGCAAACCAATAAAGGAAAATGGATTTACGGATTTTTAATTGGATTCTTATCAATAATGATTCGTGTTTTCAACCCAGCATACCCAGAAGGAGTAATGCTTGCAATTCTATTAATGAATGTGTTTGCTCCAACTATCGATCATTACATAATTCAAGGTAATGTAAAGAAAAGAATGAAACGTTTAAAAGTAAAAACGGCTTAA